A stretch of DNA from Acanthochromis polyacanthus isolate Apoly-LR-REF ecotype Palm Island chromosome 21, KAUST_Apoly_ChrSc, whole genome shotgun sequence:
AAGTCCTCATGGTGCTGCATCACGTCTTCATGGTGACCTTCTGCTTCCCCGCATCACTGGTAAGTATGGCAACAACAACAGTGATGTGTTGATGCTGAGCGGTGCTGCAGCGCCACCAGCAGGACAAACACAGTAGAGCTTCCTCTGAAACATCTGTCGAAATTGTTTTTGTTCTAAAGAACTAAGAAACCTGAGCTTTAAAAAGGCCTCAAACAAGCTCAAGATTAGACTAAAAGGATTCCAAAACTAGGTCATAACCAAGTCTCAACCAGTAAAAAACACGTCTAAAACCAAGTTCAGAATCACTCTAATACAAGTCCAAGTCAAAGTCTGAATCCACTCCAAAATCAGGTCTAGAACCAGGTCTACACCAAGTATAAATACCAAAtaaaccagtctaaaccagttaaaaagtccaaaaccaagtttaaatatagttaaaagatcaaaacagaaaaaaactacatCTAAATTCAGTTCCTCTtcataaatctgtgtttttcactGGCTTGAATCTCTTGAGAACCTACAAGCGGTTCTTATTCCATTTGATTAGAGCAACACTAACGCTAACCCAATTTGTGATTTAGATTAAAACCAAGTAAAAACCTGAATGTTTAGTCATTTACATCATCTTTCTGACGGTTTTCTTAGGTTTTACTGAACTCTGAACCCAAGACGTTGCTTAATGTGacgtttaaagaaaaaaacaattttacagCAGAtgaactgtgtttgtgttgcagctgTGGCGGCAGGGGAAAGGAGATTACTTCCAGGGCGTCTTGTTTCTGGCGGAGCTCAGCACACCTTCAGTATCTCTGGGGAAAGTCCTGATCCAGGTAACCGAACCTCTGGGACATTCTAAAACTGGGATACACTGAGACATGACCAATCGAACTTGAAGCagtttttgcacttactactggtttttccttatgtctgaattcttgcttgtgttgtacgtcgctttggacaaaagcgtctgctaaatgaaactgtagaattgtagagaCATTACACTACGCTAAACGTGctgaaatcaacacaaaactcaCTTTACAATGACAATAATATGCAAACAtacatgtatttatgtatatttgcCGACAGTTATGCAGAccaaaaagtagattttttgaCAGCATTAATGATTTAAAGGTGATTTAGAGCTTTTCTTTGTGGAACCTCAGTAAAAGATCAGTGTTGCCATTGCCATCGGTTTAAATTTTTACTAAACGTCCTTTTTCCTCAGTTTTTCTCGAAAAGAGTGTCCACGTAACACTTCTCGTGTTAAAAGGTGCAACATACATGATTCGAGCCAGAATTAAACATTATCACAACAGCAAATTGTCTGTTTAAATGTTCTATTGTTGGCTacaagagtgaacacaacagTCTTAATGCACTGCCAGCACCTGAAGAATACTCAGTAGATTACTGTTGCTAATAAgcaaatgctaaatattagctTGATGTGCAACTAATGGGGCTAACTTTAACTGCGATGGTCAGAGCGCAGTGGAAACTTTAGCTTAAACCAGTAAACCAGGACTGGGTGGATTACTGTGTTTCCATGTTTCTATctgttagcttctgttagcatctgttagcttctctctcctgctctctgtgctcattaaactgcattttagtACAGCTGAACTACAATAAAGCTGCTCTCatttccagatgtttctgttaTCAGACAGCAGAACGAGGAATGAAACAGTGGAACTCATCCAGACGACATATTAACCAGCAGTAGCTTCATTTAAGATActgacccagatagcaaactctgggtgaatcaatgttgaatctatgttgagacctaacgtcgaaattatacagaaagcgcaaggttgataaaatgttgagtcaacgtttgcttttcaaccataaatcacactttacccagatagcaaaagatgttaaatcaatgttgaattagggttaagaaggttgaattgtggttacggttgaagactgatggttggatcaacgttgattcaacaacattttgtcaacattgaagtttgtgtttaaaagataccattgaatctacattgtattttggtttaattaaaatgtttgacaggtcaatgtttaattaatgttgaatctatgtttgcaaacatgtaatctatgtaagcaaacgttgactcaacattttatcaaccttgtgctttctgtataatttcgacgttaggtctcaacatagattcaacattgattcacccatagtttgctatctggggatCTTATGtcgtctgacaaaaaaaatgcagaagttaaaaacaagaaatgctGAGAATTCAAAGCTGTTGAAAATCCCAGTGGCAGTCACAGATGGAcacttttcttcctgaagggggtggggccagcagcttttaaagctacagatggtgacaaaaataaaaacctcaACAAACCTAAAACCAACAGAGTCATGGTGGCATCAACcatctttgtggtgttttaagCTACAAAAAAAAGTGAGATTTTGAATAATTTGCTGTAAAGTTGCACAATATGGCTCTTTAAAACATGCTAGCACTGTTTAAAAGATGTTTCCATGTGCTACTATCTGCATGTGGGGTTTACCTGAGCACTACCTGAACAAGGCAGCTAATTGGGCCTTATTAAACCAAATATagattctgtgtgtttttttttttttaaagatttacagCAGGAACCAGTTAAGATAATACTTTTCTCTTTTAAGCCTTTAATGTGACACTTAGTCTCAATTTGTAGAATTTGAGGGAATCCtttattgttgacattttagttaGAAGTTTTAAAGTTCTTGTTTGAGTTCagagtctttgttttgtttgttgtctctCAGTATAAACAGCAACACACTCTGCTGCACAAAGTGAATGGAGTCGTCATGATGTTCACCTTCTTCTGCTGTCGGGTTTTGCTCTTCCCATACCTGTACTACGCCTACAGCAGGTAACCTCACCACTCTGCCTTTAGGTTTCATTTAGAAAATATAACAAAGTGATGGACCGACAGTGTCTTGcatgtttactgtttgtttaaTAAAGTCAAATAATGGGAATTAAATAACAGTTTTGAATCTGAATCATCACTCAGTAGTTTGACAGAAGCATCCACTGAAACAGAAGGTGTTGTGTTGACCCCTGTTGGCAGGTACTCGTCGCTGCCGTTGCTGGCGGTGCCCCTGGTGGCCCCCTGGCAGTGTAACCTTGGGGCCGCCCTGCTGTGGCCCCTGCAGCTCTACTGGTTTGCTCTGATCTGCAGAGGAGCCTTCAGGTTGTTCACCAGACGCTCCAAAAACGGCCATGACAGCAGCCCGACCAATCAGACAGGCCGACACTGAGCAGGAGGTGGAGCTTGACACGAGTCTGAACTGCAGGACAAAGAGACTGATGCAGAGTCAGTTCTCAGCTGGAGCTCTGAGCGGCAAACAGCAGGAGAAGATATAAATCTTTTTCCAATTTTACAGGAAAAGAAACCGAAGAAGGACTGAAAGGAAGATTTAAAGTTTGAGCAAAGGAGATTCACCTACTGAGAAGCTGATATGACCCAGAAAGATGGActtctatgtttaatgtcaggTCTATTCATATTGACCAACCAAGTCTGGGATATAAACTGGTTATAAACTCTCAATCTAAAACCTATCTAAAATCTAGTATGAACCCAagcctaaaaccagtctaaGAACAATCTAAAACCAAGCCAAAAACCAGGTTAAAACCCAGTCCAAAACTAAGTCGAGAATAAGTTTAGTTGAGGAGTGACCCTTATAAAGATGTCGAGGAATCCCACAAGGATCAGTATTTGGTCCTTTACTGTTTATTCTCCAATTTCACCATAAAATCCGTTTTTATTCCATCAGTTTCACTAGAAAGCAGATTAATTCAACAACCTCAGGACTTATTTCACCATGTCCTGAAAATAGACCCAGATTTATTATTTCACAGAATGAAAATATTCTTAGTTTCATCCTCAGACAGAGCTTAATTTATCTGCTGActgtttttaatcagatttctGTGATGActcagttttattgtttgtgttttttcatgccTTTCTACTGAAATAAACttaattttttgctgttttacatcatttacTGTCttgattttttacagtgtcGCCCCCTACAGGTGAGGAAACATACTAACAGATGTGGATTTATTAGCtcttcatttgtctgtttttggttcaACAGTTACAGTTAAtctatcatttatttaaataaccttttaaaatggaaaaatgttgtatgtCTGAGTCCAAAATGTAgtttaaaactataaaagaaatgcaaacgGCTAAATACAGTTCAACAGTTCTTAAGAGGAAAGTTGTTGGTGAACAGCTGATATTTTTCTTGTTCAAAAGTGGATTTTGTCAATAAAGTTCAAATATTTATACTCCAGAGATCATTTTACCaaaataaagaagcaaactGACTTTATTTTCCATCACATTTCATATAAAGTAAAGCTAAACAGTAGAATAAATCCACTGTGGTTCTAACGTGCTCCTCATTCATCTCAGAAAATCAAAATCTCACTTCATTTTACACCTTTAATTCGAACAGTTCTGTGTTTTGCATCACTTATTGTTAGTTTTACATAATTTTAGATatcttttgcatttatttatatttcatatttcatgattttggctattttttgtGCTAGATTTACATCGGTTCTGTCTCAGATTTTTTCTCTCGTgggttttttaatattttgtgctcattttggatcaagtttttatcattattgTATTTTAGTGCCTCTTTACacctttgtttttcattttacatgtctttgtggtcattttgcatctgcttTTTAGAAAATGAGCTTTTCTTTGTGGCATTTTTAATCTCTGTGTGTCCATTTTGCgtcttttgttttagttttgcgtcgtttttatgtctatttgtagttgttttgcattcatttccacatctttgTCAAAGTTTCCaactctttgtggttattttgtgttggTTCTATCTCAGTGTTGCTTCTCTGCGGTTTTTCTTACATTATGTGATAATTTTTAGTCTTCTTGTGCTCATTTTGGatcatgttttggtcatttttacatAGTTGCGTCTCTTTACACCACCTGCTTGTCCGTTTGCGTCacgttttttggtcatttactGTCTCTTTATGGCTTTTGATGGTCTCTTTTCTTAAATTTTGTGATCCTGTTGTGTCTCTTCTCACTGGAGAAAGTGTGCAACCCCATCATCAGCAAGTTGTATCAGGGAGGGAGGCCTGCAGGCAGCTGCAGAGAGCAGGCAGGAAGCACCCAGGGGCCCACAGTGGAGGAGGTGGACTGAAGGGGAACATGGACTCTGGAGCACCGAGACTGTTCAGGATTACAACTTCTGACTTTGGCCCTTTTCTCATTGATGTAAAAATCATAAAGACGCAAAACCCTTCCTTGTAAATATGTTTCATCGGTTCTGAGGTTTAAATCAAAACTAACtttatattttctgttcaaatgtttttctatttgtaaTTTAAGACAGTAAAGTTTCTCAAAGTGAAATCTGAATGTTGTtttcatctctgctctgctggacTGTGcaataaagatgaaaaatcatcaaaataacTGAAGTTGTTTCTGGGTTATATGTGTGTGATTTCAgtcattaatttaattttttaattatgtGTCAGAAttaatcagcagaaaaaaaatattatgaaaTTACTATCAGTACATTGAAATGCTTCTTCCAGAAAACAAATTCCCCAATATTATTGCAATAATACATATTAGTGTAAAAGTACCGGGAGGTCTTAAGGTTATCTACTAGCTACCACTAGCTAACAGGTTAGACAACTACTATTAACTTCACTTTAAGCCTCACTTTATAAAGCAGGACAGTAGTAGTTACTGAACATGTGCTGCAggtgttctggtggttctggtgcaCTGAGGCTGATCTCGGACCCTCAGGACTGAGCTCTGTCCAGTCAGGACGCACCAGCAGCGGGTCGGTCGGTTCTGTGTGGAGGGTTTGGCTGGTTCGGTTCATTCCTCCACATCCAGCTGTTTATAACTGTAGCTGTCAACAACAAGCCGCAACTCTCACTGCCGACCTTCCGAGTATCGCGAGAGCCGCCGGGCAGAGCGAGAAGAACGGGTCCAGGCAAGGCATAGCAATATTCATAtttagcaacaacaacaacaagcttCAGGAGGATGTTTGTTCCGTTATGTGGACTGGAGGGCTGACTACAGGTGTGCCAGCTTCACCTGGAGCCGCGGAGCAGCACGGCGGACTGTGATTTACAGGTAGAACCGACACCACACGCTGCGCTGGACCAATATTGATAGCTGGGTTTATTAatagctagctagctggctAACGGTTAGCTTAGCTCGCAAAGAATCTTTGGCGTTAGCTGCAGTCGGATGATTCAATATGTGCTCATCTCAGCGACAATTAGAGCCCGAAAAACACCTGCACAGTACCGCAGGTGGCGAATAAAAGGAGTAACGAACCGCAGCTTTGTGAGCAACCCTAACCTGGCTTGCCATTGTTAGCTAGCTAGCGTCTTTAAAGAAAGCTGAATGAGCAAGACTCACACATTGCCTGCTAGTTCGTGTTAGCAGCTAACGAGTGAAGCGAGTTTATCTCATATTTATGTCACTTAACTCTGCTTTAACGTTCATTACCTGCACATAGTAACGATCAGTCTTATAAAGTGGTGGAAGAGGTATTTACAGTCTTTGTTTAAGGAAAAGTACCAACAacacactgtgaaaatattcagCTACCAGTAAAACAAGCATTATCGACTAAAGTTACTTTAACTATTTATTAATGGCAGAAATGTGTGtgaatttcagtcatttatatttgagtttaaattgcCCAACTTGAAAATTAGAATTTGCACCACAAAATTAGAATCAATATTGTTTTAACTTGGGTAACTGCagtaaaattgaatttaaaatgcAGGCTTATATTTATTGTCTAACTTTTCTCTATTTTCCTGTTCATCCTCTCATATGTTCACTGAAGGAAAttaaattttctttaagaaaaaaacttaGATGAAAACGAGTTGATCTAAAAAATATGTCACTGAACTCTGCTTAAAGATTTCCTACTTGTGGTTAGTCATGGTTAATCTGTTTTACAGTGGTGGGAAAAGTAgaagtgaaagtaagagcaacACACTGTGAAGATACTCTGTtccaagtaaaataaatattatccAATCAAGGTATTTGAACTATTTCTAAGGGGAGAAACATGTCACTAGAAACTGAATTTGAATCATTCTAATCGAATTTTATTTGTCTAACTTGAAGAGCCATATTAACAAATTATATACAAACCACACAATCTGACTTTATGTTGTTTAATTTGAATAAGTGCAGTTAAATTGAGTTCAGTTAACACATGAAGCGAGGTGATCTAAAATGTATGCGATTCATGGGTGCTTTAACATCCACTATTTGCCACTAGTAATGGTCAGCCTGTTTTAgagtggtggaagaagtattTACAGTCATTATTTAAGTAAAAGTACTAGCAatgcactgtgaaaatacaaagctacaattaaaacaaatattatCCATTAAAGTTACTAAATAATTCCATGTGACTGAAATATGTTCAGCTAGAAACtgagttttattcatttatatttaaatttgtattCAAACCACAAAATTGCAATCTGTATTGTTTCACCTGGATAACTGCAGTAAAACTGAATTTGAACTGCGGACTCTTATTTGTTGCCTCTCTTACATACAAGCCCCGTCCACATGAAGACGAAACGaagtctaaacgcataagtttcttgccgaatctgcgtatcatccacacaaAGACGGcattttgggggtctgtaaacgatcatttttgaatgaaacgggttccagagtggaaagattttgaaatgccgtttacgcagctccgtgtgtacgggtgatctgctgcttttcagaaacgcttgcgtcatagtttcgtatcttcattgacacgcatgcgctaCACGCGCcatgacaacaacaatggcggcgtacagtgtagcaaatgtgctgatgaagctctctgtttacaacttttgccgcaagtgcgcatgcccacagttttttatttcttctgtttgcgcatttccgtcatatcgttacagtgcccctagaggtctggcttgtgttttacagcgtttccatgcgtatcgagtgcattcgtgTAGACGCACACaatttctgagacgccttcgtttttacggcgatcgtttttgaaacttaagcgtttcgtcttcgtgtggacggagccacagttttctgtttttccttacTCTTGTTTACTCAACTTAATTGGATCctcagtcagaaaacatttgcaGTGTTGGAAGAAGTATTTACAACCTTTAAGTAGAAGTGCTACTGACAAAACACTGTGGAAATACTCAGCTACCAGTGAAACAAGTATTAACCCCTAAAAGGCACTTGAAGTATTTTATAAATCCAGAAATATGTGCCACTGGTAACTGAatttttatcattcattttGCCATTTATTCGAATTTGAACCACACAATTGAAATCTGTTACTACAAAAAATCTTGAATTTGAATTACAGAGTAATATTTGATACATATCTTACTTATATTTTCCCATTTATCCTTTGACATTTTCACTGAATGAAACAAAATTTATATTTGAAGTCTTCCtacattaaataaaatgcatattaTCCTCCCAAACCCgctgtaaaaatagaaagaattGTCGGCGGTCCTTTTATGAATCCCGTGTAACGTGAAATTGTCTctggaaaaggaacaaaatctaaccttaaaattttaaaaaatttcattaGAGTTACTTATTGCACATGTCCCATAtaagaaaatgctaaaaaatgaataaaccaTTTGCAACCGATTGTGTTGAAAAAGAAATAATCTGAGTTTTAAAGTAAACTGCAGGCTGGTTttccacagagagactgagaggaaaatcaaaactaatgaatcaataaaataaatacggtggacagaggagcaagttgttggaagatacagtcagcatggtgaaacatctttttacagttgatgagcagagtagagaggaaaagtaTAGAGAGGAAAATAACTACAGTATGAGgatacaaaacaactgcaaagagataAAATTgtaccaaagagacacaaaacaacaaaagtgaggcataaaatggcaaaatgagacaaaaaacggacacaaaatgacagaagggaaacaaaacattccaaaaatcagacacaaaacaacagaaaagcgAGAAACATAAATCTACAAATATCTAAACTATGTGAAGCCTCCATTTTTTCCGGTGTTGGTAGcaaaagcagcacatttctgagttctctctcctttttcatgttgttctgtttccatagaggtgcaggactttagattgaaaaatgaaccacagcaaagaaaattgaactgcagtgaaaaataaaacaagggcAGATAACCCCCATTAACTGCTGCACAGAAGCAGGGttacaatatttagtttttctgcttgtaaagtgaaaaaataCTGGATAATATCATCAGACGACTTGAAGAACTCTGTTTAGAATGAGCCATGGGAGTGCATCTGCATtaatacattttacaaattGAAAAACcagattcagagggttaaaatccATCCTTTTACCACAAATTCCTCTTAATTTAGcgtatttctgatttatttttgctatcCTGTCCTAACCCACATGTTTCTATATTGGAAGTTTGCACAGAGTTTTTATTGCAGATGAatttaaagtttgtgttttgcagGATGTGGCTTCGTTCCTCTGGATGTCCGACAGACGCTGAAGAAGAGGCAGACCTTCTGAATCATCAAACCTTCAGTTTACTGTCTGactgaaactggattttctcgCTGAAACGATTAAATTTCCTAAAATAATGTAGCAAACGGCTCGGCCTTGGAGACATCTGACCTCTGTTCAACCCTCGCATGGGTTCGGTGCATCGTGTTCTAACTGTTGTCGACGGGGCTTCGTTTCATACCCTCCTGTCAATGATCAGCCCGATGGTCCGTGTTTGCTGCCGTCATTTAGTCCAGCTGTGTTTGATTTGACGGATCTGTAGGAGGATGAACGGCTCTCTGTTGACTCCGCCCAGCCCGAGGGCGGCGAACTCCTCCCCTTTGCCCCCatctccctccccctctccatcccctccctccccctctctgcTGCCCCTGTCACCCCggcctcctcccctccctcccctggTGAGCCCCCCACCCCAGGCTCACCCGTCCTCCCTGTCCGACACCCCCACGCCGTCCCCCTCGCCCTGCCTGAGCTGGACCGAATTCTGTGAGCTTCACGCCCGAGTAGCGGCCGGAGACTTTGCTCGCCACTTTCGGGCTTTCCTCCTGGAGAACCCGCACTACTCCACGGACTCAGCCGCCGCCTTCTGCCGGCGCTTCACCGACCGCTTCGTGCGTCACTTCCAGAGTGAGCTGGAGGGGGCGCTACCGCCGAGCTGCGCTTCTGGGAGGGACGAGATGGTGAGCTGGGCTCCCCAGTCTGATGCTACTTCGCTGGAAGAGGAAGCGGTGTCGCCACTGTCAGCGACTGGGGCGGCAGTCCTCCCACCGTCGAACGCCATGCGGGCCTCGTCCAAACCGGCACCGACACGGTTGGTGCTGGAGAACCGCAGTGGGGACAGGTTCCAGGACTCGTACGCCCACGGCCAGGTGCTGCCTCCGTCTTCGTCGTCATCATGCTGCTCCTCAGTGGGAGGAAACAACGGCCGGCGTGAGGAGAGGGCCACCATGATGGCCCCTGGCAACGGGGAGGCGccggtggaggaggaggaggacagctGGCTTGGTGTGGCGTCGGTTGGGGAAGACGTCGAGCCAGAAGACCGGGAGGCGGAGTCCTTGGAGGTGGACAGTGCCGACCCCTCCCACACTCCTCAGATCACGCCCTCCTCTGTCACTCCTCCGCCCGGATCCAAAGGTAACGGTACACCCAACTCctccaaaaacaaactgaagaaacGCTTCTCGCTGCGCAGCGTTGGTCGCAGCGTTCGCGGCAGCGTCCGAGGAATCCTGCACTGGAGGAGCTCCTCCAGCGACTCGGCCCAGAGCCAGCTGCCCTCCAGCTACAGCTACACCATGGGGGTGCAGGACGCTATGGGTTCTTCCTCAAAGAGGAACTCTGGTACGCAGCCTCCAACGCCCACCTCCTCCATGCCGGTGTCCCTGTCCATGCCCCTCTCCCTgccccactcctcctcctcctcgctacCGCCTTCGTCCTCCAGCAGCGCCACCTCCCTGTCGCTGTCGGAGGCGGCCCGGGACCGCCGGCGGAGCAACGGCGAAGGAGGCGAGAAGGAGAAGTGGAGCCATCGTCTGGAGAAACTCCGGCTGTCCCGATCCCCTCCACCCGTCCTCACCCCGACCGCCACCGGCGCCGCCTCCACGCTGCCCCCGAGCAGCGCCGCCGCCATGGGTCCTCCCAGGAAGGTGGGCCGACTGGTCCGGGAGGGCGGAGTCAGCGTCAGCTCATCCAGCGACGAGCTGAGCGGCAGCCACGGCTTCTCCGGATTCTCCTTCGGGCTGCTGCATCACGGCACCGACAACAACAACGCCGCCTCGGCTTCTGCAGCTCAGGCAGGTCCGGTGCAGCCGCTGGCCAGCGGAGGAAACGTTCCCTGGAGGGGAGGACGCTGGCATAAATGTCGGCTGGTCCTCCGAGAGCGAGACCGAGAGGGCGGCGAGCGTGGAGAGGAGTACTATCTGGAGTTCTTCATTCCACCAAAAGTAGGAGCCTTTAACTCTCCGCTCAGGTTTTCTTAAACGTCCCCAAAATGACCGTTTATCTGTTAAAGTATGGTTTAACTTTACTAGTTATCTCTGATGTGCTatgcagaaaaaaaccccaaaactgaACTTAAAATGGTGACATTTCATAACAATCACTTATTTCCACATGTCTTGTATAATAAATTGTTTGCACCAGATTAcatgaaaaactaaaattctTGACTATGATGAACAGTCAGGTGACAAACATTCTGGGACTGTTGGAttgaactgcagacagtgtaAACATAAAGTAGAGAGTACATAAACATGAAAACCATTTGAAAACTCCATGTTCTATGAATACAGCTCTGATTATAATTATTAATTACCACTATCCTGATGAGTAACTGTGGCTGCTGGACTTTATGTAATTAAATAGGGAGTCTCTGTTTTCATCCTCAGTCCTCGAAGCCTCGGCTGACCGTCCCC
This window harbors:
- the tlcd3ba gene encoding TLC domain containing 3Ba, whose translation is MMLVLVAAGSVFFPGLFLLTKQSLKQLMGWSDGEAAVVSTRLVSSVQAVMASSVGFIITSSCRDVIEDRHWLTDAYILFATPYFAYDIYAMFLCYRHKMQVKGHEEAELSGGSKLAVDYLRREVLMVLHHVFMVTFCFPASLLWRQGKGDYFQGVLFLAELSTPSVSLGKVLIQYKQQHTLLHKVNGVVMMFTFFCCRVLLFPYLYYAYSRYSSLPLLAVPLVAPWQCNLGAALLWPLQLYWFALICRGAFRLFTRRSKNGHDSSPTNQTGRH
- the sh2b1 gene encoding SH2B adapter protein 1 isoform X2, which encodes MNGSLLTPPSPRAANSSPLPPSPSPSPSPPSPSLLPLSPRPPPLPPLVSPPPQAHPSSLSDTPTPSPSPCLSWTEFCELHARVAAGDFARHFRAFLLENPHYSTDSAAAFCRRFTDRFVRHFQSELEGALPPSCASGRDEMVSWAPQSDATSLEEEAVSPLSATGAAVLPPSNAMRASSKPAPTRLVLENRSGDRFQDSYAHGQVLPPSSSSSCCSSVGGNNGRREERATMMAPGNGEAPVEEEEDSWLGVASVGEDVEPEDREAESLEVDSADPSHTPQITPSSVTPPPGSKGNGTPNSSKNKLKKRFSLRSVGRSVRGSVRGILHWRSSSSDSAQSQLPSSYSYTMGVQDAMGSSSKRNSGTQPPTPTSSMPVSLSMPLSLPHSSSSSLPPSSSSSATSLSLSEAARDRRRSNGEGGEKEKWSHRLEKLRLSRSPPPVLTPTATGAASTLPPSSAAAMGPPRKVGRLVREGGVSVSSSSDELSGSHGFSGFSFGLLHHGTDNNNAASASAAQAGPVQPLASGGNVPWRGGRWHKCRLVLRERDREGGERGEEYYLEFFIPPKSSKPRLTVPCCSIVDVRSTTALEVPDKENTFLLQLDGPTQYVIETRDAVQMRAWLSDIRNGICLSEQEDAEGVCGPLDVSGTPEIGDRLSQVCYGGIGGSSPLMDPLPPELPPRAPLDEPDGRLLGGGGASLGTPFAETPDATGSFLFSEVTAAETVEHPLSECQWFHGTLSRLKAAQLVLAGGPASHGVFLVRQSETRRGEYVLTFNFQGKAKHLRLSLNEDGQCRVQHLWFQSIFDMLEHFRVHPIPLESGGASDVTLISFVGATAVRQPGRDRAGSRPTVCDVITTRHPDSPSTPISDCVLDQQTP
- the sh2b1 gene encoding SH2B adapter protein 1 isoform X1, with translation MNGSLLTPPSPRAANSSPLPPSPSPSPSPPSPSLLPLSPRPPPLPPLVSPPPQAHPSSLSDTPTPSPSPCLSWTEFCELHARVAAGDFARHFRAFLLENPHYSTDSAAAFCRRFTDRFVRHFQSELEGALPPSCASGRDEMVSWAPQSDATSLEEEAVSPLSATGAAVLPPSNAMRASSKPAPTRLVLENRSGDRFQDSYAHGQVLPPSSSSSCCSSVGGNNGRREERATMMAPGNGEAPVEEEEDSWLGVASVGEDVEPEDREAESLEVDSADPSHTPQITPSSVTPPPGSKGNGTPNSSKNKLKKRFSLRSVGRSVRGSVRGILHWRSSSSDSAQSQLPSSYSYTMGVQDAMGSSSKRNSGTQPPTPTSSMPVSLSMPLSLPHSSSSSLPPSSSSSATSLSLSEAARDRRRSNGEGGEKEKWSHRLEKLRLSRSPPPVLTPTATGAASTLPPSSAAAMGPPRKVGRLVREGGVSVSSSSDELSGSHGFSGFSFGLLHHGTDNNNAASASAAQAGPVQPLASGGNVPWRGGRWHKCRLVLRERDREGGERGEEYYLEFFIPPKSSKPRLTVPCCSIVDVRSTTALEVPDKENTFLLQLDGPTQYVIETRDAVQMRAWLSDIRNGICLSEQEDAEGVCGPLDVSGTPEIGDRLSQVCYGGIGGSSPLMDPLPPELPPRAPLDEPDGRLLGGGGASLGTPFAETPDATGSFLFSEVTAAETVEHPLSECQWFHGTLSRLKAAQLVLAGGPASHGVFLVRQSETRRGEYVLTFNFQGKAKHLRLSLNEDGQCRVQHLWFQSIFDMLEHFRVHPIPLESGGASDVTLISFVGATAVRQPDLTSRPRSPPQPPPLPPGRPPPPTPPQERGAETEPGAGGSGGGVGGAAAAVATMATAGGAGGGSGGSSGGGSGGGVEDWEERDTPLRQLEAVEGEERDGARAPRAIDNQYSFF